A DNA window from Chelativorans sp. AA-79 contains the following coding sequences:
- a CDS encoding flavin reductase → MLKTNDVAPQDYRNAMARFAGAVHVITTDGAAGRRGVTVIAACSVSDSPPIVLACLNRDNVNNDLFLQNGVFALNTLAAGHENLSNAFSGLTGLPQDERFALGEWDTLSSGAPTLLGAMAVFDCQVIDTKELATHRVYFGKVTGLRIGANLKPLLYHDRSYRVL, encoded by the coding sequence GTGCTGAAGACGAACGACGTAGCTCCCCAGGATTACCGGAACGCGATGGCCCGCTTTGCGGGCGCCGTGCATGTGATCACGACCGACGGTGCCGCCGGCCGGCGTGGCGTGACGGTGATCGCCGCCTGTTCGGTCTCGGACAGTCCGCCCATCGTTCTCGCCTGCCTGAACCGGGATAACGTCAACAACGACCTCTTTCTTCAAAACGGCGTCTTCGCGCTGAACACGCTCGCGGCCGGGCATGAGAACCTGTCGAACGCCTTTTCCGGCCTGACCGGCCTTCCACAGGACGAGCGCTTCGCGCTGGGCGAGTGGGATACGCTTTCCTCGGGCGCGCCCACCCTGCTCGGCGCCATGGCCGTTTTCGACTGTCAGGTGATCGACACCAAGGAACTCGCCACCCATCGCGTGTATTTCGGCAAGGTGACAGGCCTGCGCATCGGCGCTAACCTCAAGCCGCTCCTCTACCACGACCGCAGCTACCGCGTTCTCTAA
- a CDS encoding MoxR family ATPase, translating into MSEPMPRAFPQSIDETVGLLNAADYVADRALATVVFLSLKMRRPLFLEGEAGVGKTEIAKVLAQSLGRPLIRLQCYEGLDVSSAVYEWNYAAQMIEIRMEEAAGVADRDVMEHNVFSEKYLIRRPVLEALNGMPGAAPVFLIDELDRTDEAFEAFLLEILSDYQVTVPELGTIRAEEPPVVVITTNRTREIHDALKRRCLYHWVDYPDAERELEIVRRRVPQANSRLSQEVVRFVQKLRDMDLFKVPGVAESIDWATALTELDKVALDPETVSDTLGVLLKYQDDIARLREGESARILDEVKAEFQAAG; encoded by the coding sequence ATGTCCGAACCCATGCCGCGCGCCTTTCCGCAATCGATCGACGAGACGGTCGGGCTGCTGAACGCGGCCGACTATGTGGCCGATCGCGCGCTGGCGACCGTCGTCTTCCTGAGCCTCAAGATGCGCCGCCCTCTTTTTCTGGAAGGCGAGGCCGGCGTGGGCAAGACCGAGATCGCCAAGGTGTTGGCCCAATCGCTGGGCCGTCCCTTGATCCGCCTGCAGTGTTATGAGGGTCTGGACGTCTCCTCTGCGGTCTATGAGTGGAACTATGCCGCGCAGATGATCGAGATCCGCATGGAGGAAGCGGCTGGTGTGGCGGACCGCGACGTCATGGAGCACAATGTCTTCTCCGAGAAATACCTGATCCGCCGCCCGGTTCTGGAGGCGCTCAACGGCATGCCGGGCGCGGCGCCCGTCTTCCTCATCGACGAGCTCGACCGCACCGACGAGGCGTTCGAGGCCTTCCTGCTCGAAATCCTCTCGGACTATCAGGTCACGGTGCCGGAACTCGGCACCATCCGGGCGGAGGAGCCGCCGGTCGTCGTCATCACCACCAACCGCACGCGCGAGATCCACGACGCCCTGAAGCGCCGCTGCCTCTACCACTGGGTCGACTATCCGGATGCGGAGCGGGAGCTCGAAATCGTTCGTCGCAGGGTGCCGCAGGCGAACAGCCGCCTGTCGCAGGAGGTCGTGCGCTTCGTCCAGAAGCTGCGAGACATGGACCTCTTCAAGGTGCCGGGCGTCGCCGAATCGATCGATTGGGCGACCGCCCTGACCGAGCTCGACAAGGTGGCGCTCGATCCCGAGACGGTTTCCGACACGCTGGGCGTGCTCCTGAAATACCAGGACGATATCGCGCGGCTGCGGGAGGGCGAGAGCGCCCGTATCCTGGACGAGGTCAAGGCCGAGTTCCAGGCCGCCGGGTGA
- a CDS encoding VWA domain-containing protein, whose amino-acid sequence MAQSGDARILTADPEGRIADNIVYFARALRKAGLRVGPAAVTDAIQAVLAAGIGTREDFYWTLHAVLVTRREDHAVFDEAFRLFWRSRELIEKMLAMLSPVAPAVREKEKPRPGEKRAGESFLRPDSDLDRKEPAPEIEIDARLSFSSREVLAAKDFAQMSADEIAEARKAIGRLVMPHDRVATRRYRTDPRGRRVDPRAMMRLGLRTGGDLILPRYKSPRHVHPPLVVLADISGSMSQYTRIFLHFLHALTESRRQVASFVFGTRLTNLTRQLRHRDPDEALAECAGAVQDWSGGTRIGEAIGSFNRLWSRRVLGQGAVVLLITDGLEREDVETLAHEMERLHKSCRRLVWLNPLLRFEGFEPKARGMRAMLPHVDELRPVHTLNALSDLCEALSTMPRARGRPVLREGLGKRPRA is encoded by the coding sequence ATGGCGCAGAGCGGCGACGCGCGCATCTTGACGGCCGATCCGGAAGGGCGGATCGCCGACAACATCGTCTATTTCGCCCGCGCGCTGCGCAAGGCCGGTCTGCGGGTGGGGCCTGCCGCCGTCACCGACGCGATCCAGGCCGTGCTCGCGGCCGGCATCGGCACGCGCGAGGATTTCTACTGGACGCTTCATGCCGTGCTCGTCACCCGGCGCGAGGACCACGCGGTCTTCGACGAGGCCTTCCGCCTGTTCTGGCGCTCGCGCGAGCTGATCGAGAAGATGCTCGCCATGCTCTCGCCCGTTGCGCCCGCCGTTCGCGAAAAGGAAAAGCCGAGGCCGGGCGAGAAACGTGCCGGAGAGTCCTTCTTGCGACCCGATTCCGACCTGGATCGGAAGGAACCGGCGCCGGAGATCGAAATCGATGCCCGGCTTTCGTTTTCATCGCGCGAGGTGTTGGCGGCCAAGGATTTCGCGCAGATGTCGGCTGATGAGATCGCGGAGGCCAGGAAGGCCATCGGCAGGCTGGTCATGCCCCACGACCGCGTCGCGACACGGCGCTACCGCACCGATCCACGCGGTCGGCGCGTCGATCCGCGCGCGATGATGCGCCTGGGGCTGCGCACGGGCGGCGATCTGATCCTGCCGCGCTACAAGTCGCCCCGCCATGTGCACCCGCCTCTGGTGGTGCTGGCAGATATCTCCGGCTCCATGAGCCAGTACACGCGCATTTTCCTGCACTTCCTGCATGCCCTGACGGAAAGCCGGCGGCAGGTGGCGAGCTTCGTCTTCGGCACGCGGCTGACGAACCTCACCCGCCAGCTGCGCCACCGCGACCCCGACGAGGCGCTTGCCGAATGCGCCGGCGCCGTCCAGGACTGGTCGGGCGGCACGCGCATCGGCGAGGCGATCGGCAGCTTCAACCGGCTCTGGTCGCGCCGGGTGCTGGGGCAAGGGGCGGTGGTGCTCCTCATCACCGACGGGCTCGAGCGAGAGGATGTCGAAACGCTGGCACACGAGATGGAGCGCCTGCACAAGTCTTGCCGGCGGCTGGTCTGGCTCAACCCCCTTCTGCGCTTCGAGGGTTTCGAGCCGAAGGCGCGGGGCATGCGTGCCATGCTGCCCCATGTGGACGAATTGCGGCCGGTGCACACGCTGAACGCGCTGTCGGACCTGTGCGAGGCGCTGTCCACAATGCCCCGGGCGCGTGGAAGACCGGTTTTGCGCGAGGGGCTTGGCAAGCGCCCGCGCGCGTGA
- a CDS encoding XdhC family protein produces MSEVAQVPEPRDPLMIAEEWMKDGRNVAIATVVETWGSAPRPVGSHLVIDADGLFEGSVSGGCVEGAVVAEASEVIADGNPRMLEFGVADETAWRVGLSCGGRIKVYVERLG; encoded by the coding sequence ATGTCCGAAGTCGCTCAAGTTCCTGAACCGCGCGATCCGCTGATGATCGCGGAGGAATGGATGAAGGACGGCAGGAACGTGGCGATCGCCACCGTGGTGGAGACCTGGGGCTCCGCGCCGCGGCCGGTCGGCAGCCACCTCGTCATCGATGCCGACGGCCTTTTCGAAGGCTCCGTCTCAGGCGGGTGCGTCGAAGGCGCCGTGGTGGCCGAGGCTTCGGAAGTGATCGCAGACGGCAATCCGCGCATGCTGGAATTCGGCGTGGCAGACGAGACCGCCTGGCGGGTCGGCCTTTCCTGCGGCGGCCGCATCAAGGTCTATGTGGAACGGCTCGGCTGA
- a CDS encoding XdhC family protein, whose product MDPYSLKKLNQCRRERRAAILLTDLGDGRDRVVVEGDPVAGRLGEAVAEAFRSGKSGTVEADGRSFFLNVHLPPPRLVMIGAVHISQALAPMARIAGFDLHIIDPRTAFASPERFPDVRLEAEWPEDVLKRSPLDAYCALAALTHDPKIDDLALTAALEAGCFYVGALGSRKTHAKRVERLVAAGLSMEAIERIHAPIGLAIGAASPAEIAVAVLAQIIEALRSRGLTARKGEAA is encoded by the coding sequence ATGGACCCCTATTCCCTCAAGAAGCTCAACCAGTGCCGCCGCGAACGCAGGGCGGCAATCCTGCTCACCGATCTGGGCGACGGCCGCGACCGTGTGGTGGTGGAGGGCGACCCGGTGGCGGGCCGCCTGGGCGAAGCCGTCGCGGAGGCGTTCCGCTCGGGCAAATCCGGCACGGTCGAGGCGGACGGCCGCAGCTTCTTCCTCAACGTGCATCTGCCGCCGCCCCGGTTGGTGATGATCGGCGCGGTCCATATCAGCCAGGCACTGGCGCCGATGGCGCGGATCGCCGGATTCGACCTGCACATCATCGATCCGCGCACGGCCTTCGCCTCGCCCGAGCGGTTCCCCGACGTCAGGCTCGAAGCCGAATGGCCGGAAGACGTGCTCAAGAGGAGCCCCCTCGATGCCTATTGCGCGCTGGCCGCGCTCACTCACGATCCAAAGATCGACGATCTTGCGCTGACGGCCGCGCTTGAGGCGGGCTGCTTCTATGTGGGCGCGCTCGGCAGCCGCAAGACCCACGCGAAGCGTGTCGAGCGGCTGGTGGCCGCCGGCCTGTCCATGGAGGCGATCGAGCGTATCCACGCGCCGATCGGCCTTGCGATCGGCGCGGCAAGCCCCGCCGAGATCGCGGTGGCCGTGCTCGCG